The DNA sequence AGCATCACCCCTCTCGGAGAAGTACCTGTGGGGAGTGGACGTAGTGTGTATGCAGCGGGAAAGGGAGGGAGCCCAGGCCTGTCCCCAAAGGCAGAGGGTGCTGCGGGCGTAGCGGCCAGGCAACTCACTTGGAGATTTGAGTGTGGAAGCCCTCCAGCTTGGTGTGAAGGCTGGTCATCAGCTCAAACACCTTCTCCTGGGGAAGGACGTGGTGGGTTAGAAGGAAGCATGGGCTACACAGGAGGGCTGTTGATTGAGCGGGCGGTGCTCTTACCTGGACGGCCACTCCAAAATTATTCCCATCCTCTATCCGAGGTATCTGTAGTTGCAACCAGGTAGTGACCTTGGAGCAAAGGAAGGTATCGAGGTTTTTATCACCACACCGTtcccctccacatacacaccccaAGTCCCAGGTTCCTGTTCTTCCCTTGTCTGCCCAGTGGATGGAGGAATGCCAGGTCCATGTTGAGCCCAAGGCTGGCTCACTTGCTCTACCCTCTCCTATGTGCCATTGTCCTAATTGGCAGGAGTCAAGAGGACAAAGCCCGAGGCGGGGATGAAAGCAGAACTCACCAGATTGAGTTGCTCAATGACATCCTTGATCTCAGGCTTTAGGCGCTGCAGGAGGTCCACAATTTTCTCATTGCAGTTCACTGGGCCACAGGGAGGACCTAGAGAGTGTGCAATGGGTCAGTTAACGACTGAGCTCGGGAGGGCTGGAAAGGGGCCGTGGAGTGCAACGTGGAAGTCCTGAGACACAAGCCTCTCTCTCCCCCGGTCTCCAATACCTTTGTcttcatcttctttcttcttttcatccttctcttccttctgaggGGGGAGGACAGGACTGAGGCCGGGTTTCTCTAGGGCTGGCCCACCTCCCAGGTCTCCCAACTTGCCTCCTGCTGCTTCTTCcgctcctctttctctttctccttgacTGGGTCGGGGACTGGGATGTCCAACGGAGCCTTCAGgttgctcaggttggcctcattGAGAGCGGGCTCCTAGTGGTAGGGCTGGAGATGAAGGTGTTCCTCTTatcacacccccatccccaggcTCCTCTGGAGTCCTTGCAGGGTCCCCTACCTTTAAGAATGCATCCAGCTCTGAGATCTTCTTGGGAAAATAGCTCCCAAGCAGgttttctgtctgtgtgaggTGGTGGAAAAGGAGGATGGGGTCATAACCAAATGTCCTTTCCTAGGCAGTGAAGTAAGGGCTCACACTGCCCAGCCAGGGAGGGCTGAGCAGCAGCAGTTGGGTGGAGGTGGGGCTGCCGATGAGGTAGATCTTACCTTGCTACACAGGTCTTCACGAAACACATCTACCTGTAGGGTACAAGCAACCCTTCAGAAACCTAGCTTTAAGGCCAGTTCATTTGAGAACAATTCCCTTTGGGAGGTGTAGGGCCTGACCTGGGGAATAGAGGAGTGGATCCCCCTAAGGCCACACCTGAAGAAATCGAGATGGGTCCCTGTATAGGATGGCCTGAGGTGGTGTGGTAGTTTTCTGCACACCTGAATCTGGGGAGAGTTCAGTGGATCCCCAAGGGGCCCACTGGATTTGGGGAGGAGAACATTCCTGGGGTCACCAGGGTTGTATATGGAGAAATAAGAATGCCCTCTGGCCGGGCGTGGTACCgcatgaatgcctttaatcctagcactcgtgCGCTAAAGTCAGCTGGGTCTCTGAATTCGAGCCCAGCCggatctacatagcgagttccaggacagccagggctacataatagagagagaccctgtctcaaacagaacaaaaccctcAGCCAGTGGGCAGAGGCCGGGTGCAGGCATGTGCCCTTCCTGAGTCTCTGATCTCGAGGTGGACGGGGCAAGTCCCTCTCCCCGTCCCTGTGTGTAGCCCGGGCCCCAAGCCAGCAGACTTCACACTAGCTCTCGGCTTCATTTCACCCCGCTGGACCACAGCCGCCTCACCTACTCCCAGGGGATCAGGTGCTTCTGGCAGCAGGCTCGGGAGCAGACCCCCCGACTCAGATGAGGGGCCGGGGGCCGATCCCGGGAGCCTGGGTCCGCTCCGAGCCACGCCTCTCTAACGCCTCTCCTCCCTACTCGAACCCGCAGCGCTCACCTTGGCTTGGGCTTCAGGATGGACCCTCAGTGTGGCCATGGTCGGAGCAGGGGGGCTGAGCGCCGCACGAGGAGCCTGGAGTGGGCAGCGGGAAGGGAAAGCGAAAGCAGAGCTCGAAACCTGCACGGCCTTCCTTGATTTGGGGAGTGGAGGGACTGGAGGAGGCGGGGACAGCCTACGGAGAGGCGGGGGCTCCTCCTGCAGCCGGAGTAGCGTTTCCGCCCAGCTCCCATGTCTCTCCCCTCTGCGCCCAGCCCCGTCTGCCAGCGCCGGCACCTCTGCCCCTTCCCGCCCCCACCTTCCATTTCCGGCCGCCCCCTACTTCTGCTAGGGCCAGGGCAATCATAAGCCTTCCTTGAgggtttttaaatcttttctgaTTTGGGGCAAGACCTGGTCTCTCCTCGCCTTGCCGGCGTGGTCCCCTGACTTCACCGGCAGACTCCAGCCCACCCAAGGACAATGCTGAGAGCTGGCACTGTCCTTAGCCAAGCTCCGCACAAAGCTCTTGGGGCACACTCTATTGCCCTAGGAACCATTCCCCCACAGCAGGGATTCAGGCCTCTGTTGTAAAATCCAACCCTGCTTTCAAAATCACCTGTCCCCTTCAAGCTGACGGTCTATTGGTTTCCACACTCATTCATTACACAAGCAAATACTTGTAGGTAGTGTTTATTCCGGCTTCGAGGACTCGGCCCTTGGGAAGTGTACGACACCCTTCCCTCAGTGTCCACACTCTGTCCTCATTTCAGATGTCAGTCTTTCAGAGAGAATTTCCCACCATCATCCTTCAGAAAGCACCTTCCCCGCCCAGGACAAGTCACCCTGTTTCGGTACCTCCACGGCGGCAACTGTGACTCTGACATCAGCCattttcgtttgttttgtttttgagacaggataatATAGTGGTTTAAACAGGGGCCTGGTGAACTTTTTCTGTACGGGGTTAGTAGGTTTGGGAAGCGTTACCATGTCTGTAGCAGCTCAACCGCTACTTCGAGAGGAGAGCAGCCCACGAAATGAATTAGTGTGGGCGAGTTTCATTAAAACTTAACTATGGACTGGAGATTTTGAGTTTCAGGTCATTTTCACATgtcacttttactttttttttcaactttttatttatttattttttaatgttgaacAAAAAGTCAAGCTTGGAACCTggaggtggtgacacatgcctttaatcccagcattctggaggcagaggcaggtggatctctgagttggaggccagcctggtttacagagtgagttccaggagagccagggctacacagagaaaccctgtcttgaaaaacaaaaacaaaaattgtgggagatggggaggtggctcagtggttaagagagaaCTGGCCGCTTGTCCAGAGTGCTTCTgatcaattcttagcacccacatgacagctcacaactgcttgtaactccagttccgaaGGATCCAATGGCTTCCACGGGCTTTCACCGGTCCTGTACACAcctggtgtacagacatacatacagtaaAAACACCCATGTCTcccccaaacataaaaaaaaaaagacaaagttttCACAACTGAATAGTAGGAACACTACTGAACTTATCTCACTGGGATGTTGTGGGGATTAaaattgtctgtgtgtgtatgtacatgagagtgcatgcacacgcatgagtccatggaagccagaggtaaaTAGTGTCTTCCTCACTCTCCCCCCATACCTTATTTATTATAAAAGGTCTCATA is a window from the Peromyscus eremicus chromosome 9, PerEre_H2_v1, whole genome shotgun sequence genome containing:
- the Psme1 gene encoding proteasome activator complex subunit 1 yields the protein MATLRVHPEAQAKVDVFREDLCSKTENLLGSYFPKKISELDAFLKEPALNEANLSNLKAPLDIPVPDPVKEKEKEERKKQQEKEEKDEKKKEDEDKGPPCGPVNCNEKIVDLLQRLKPEIKDVIEQLNLVTTWLQLQIPRIEDGNNFGVAVQEKVFELMTSLHTKLEGFHTQISKYFSERGDAVAKAAKQPHVGDYRQLVHELDEAEYQDIRLMVMEIRNAYAVLYDIILKNFEKLKKPRGETKGMIY